A stretch of Mesoplodon densirostris isolate mMesDen1 chromosome 9, mMesDen1 primary haplotype, whole genome shotgun sequence DNA encodes these proteins:
- the LOC132495810 gene encoding histone-lysine N-methyltransferase SETD2-like: MACPQTEKFFFHKATEKNSEISFTQLNQKQTDNHLSEIAHPQSDGLESTSHTDIKSDPLGHPSSEEAVKAKITSTQQEELPVYSSDDCEDVSSKSRQQTSFPIRPEGRLGKTESNFSSCEISRVDGFPSSEELRNLGWDFSQQEKPTTRYQQPDSSYGACGGHKYQQSAEQYSGTPNYWQGNGYWDPRSADRPPETGVVYDRIQGQVPDSLTDDREEEENCDQRGGSHISSQSNKFFLSLQKDKASVQAPEISSNSIKDSLAVNEKKDLSKNLEKNDMKDRGPLKNRRQELESDSESDGELQDGKKVRVEVERGETAVPLGSALVGPSCVMEDFRDPQRWKERAKQGKMPCYFDLIEENVYLTERKKNKSHRDFKRMQCQCTPLSKDERAQGEIACGEDCLNRLLMIECSSRCPNGDYCSNRRFQRKQHADVEVILTEKKGWGLRAAKDLPSNTFVLEYCGEVLDHKEFKARVKEYARNKNTHHYFMALKNDEIIDATQKGNCSRFMNHSCEPNCEAQKWIVNGQLRVGFFTTKLVPSGSELTFGYQKEVQKCFCGSANCRGYLGGENRVSIRAAGGKMKKERSRKKDSVDGELEALMKNGEGLSDKSQVLSLSWLMVTIETLEQKLTCLKLIQNTHSQSCLKSFLEHHGLSLLWIWMAELGDGRESNQKLQEEIIKTLEHLPIPTKNMLAESKVLPIIQRWSQTKTAVPQLSEGDGYSSENTSRAHIPLHTPDPSTKLSIEADTDTPKKRMFHRLKIISESSMDSAISEATSKLEGNNGKENPEQLENVPVEEEEELQSQQLLIQQLPESKVDSEIAVEAIKLPTSEPEADTEIEPKESNGTKLDEPIAEQTPSQDEEEGVSDMESERSQEQPDKTVDISDLATKLLDSWKDLKEVYRIPKKSQTEKESTITERGRDALGFRDQTVAPKTPNRSRKRDPDKQTQNKEKRQRRGSLSPPPSPYERGTKRPGDRYDTPTSKKKVRIKDRNKLSTEERRKLLEQEVAQREAQQRQQQMQNLGRTSPLPYDSLGYNAPHHPFAGYPPGYPMQAYVDPSNPNAGKVLLPTPSMDPVCPPAPYGHSQPLLGLSTEPLAAPPPVPVVPHVAAPVEVPSSQYVAQSDGVVHQDSRVTVLPVPAPGPVQGQNYGVWDSNQQSASVQQQYSPAQSQVTIDYQGQACPTVYGVTSPYSQTTPPTVQSYAQPSLQDIQGQQLFTTHPQGVVAQPATAMTTIVVPGQPQPLQPPEMVVTNNLLDLPSPPPPKPNTIVLPPNWKTARDPEGKIYYYHVIPRQIQGDPPTWESPGDDASLEHEAEMGLGTPTYDENPMKTSKKPKTAEAHTSSELAKKSKQVFRKEMSQFIVQCLNPYWKPDCKVGRITTTEDFKHLARTLTHGVMSKELKYCKNPEDLECNENVKRKTKEYIKKYMQKFGAVYRPKQVTELE, from the coding sequence cctGTCCTCAAACTGAGAAGTTCTTCTTTCATAAAGCAACAGAGAAGAATTCAGAAATTTCTTTTACACAGCTCAACCAAAAACAGACAGATAATCACCTGTCTGAAATTGCTCATCCTCAGAGTGATGGGCTTGAGAGCACAAGTCATACAGACATAAAATCTGACCCTCTAGGTCATCCAAGTTCTGAGGAAGCAGTGAAAGCCAAAATAACTTCTACGCAGCAAGAAGAGCTACCAGTTTATTCTTCTGATGATTGTGAAGATGTTTCAAGTAAGTCTCGGCAACAGACCAGTTTCCCTATCAGGCCAGAGGGTAGACTGGGAAAAACAGAGtcaaatttttcttcttgtgagATCTCCCGAGTGGATGGTTTCCCTTCATCAGAAGAGCTCAGAAATCTAGGGTGGGACTTCTCTCAACAAGAAAAGCCTACTACCAGATATCAGCAACCTGACAGCAGCTATGGAGCCTGTGGTGGACACAAGTATCAGCAAAGTGCCGAACAGTACAGTGGGACACCTAATTACTGGCAAGGCAATGGCTACTGGGATCCAAGATCAGCAGACAGACCGCCCGAAACTGGGGTTGTGTATGATCGAATTCAAGGGCAGGTACCAGATTCCTTAACAGATGACCGTGAAGAGGAGGAGAATTGCGATCAACGTGGAGGATCTCACATTTCAAGTCAGTCCAATAAATTTTTTCTGTCCCTTCAGAAGGACAAGGCGTCAGTGCAAGCACCTGAAATAAGCAGCAATTCCATTAAGGACTCTTTAGCTGTGAATGAGAAGAAAGATCTTTcgaaaaacttagaaaaaaatgatatgaaagaTAGAGGGCCTCTTAAAAACAGGAGACAGGAATTGGAGAGTGATTCTGAAAGTGATGGTGAGCTTCAGGACGGAAAGAAAGTTAGAGTGGAGGTAGAGCGGGGAGAGACAGCAGTGCCTCTAGGCTCAGCATTGGTTGGGCCTTCGTGTGTCATGGAGGACTTCAGGGACCCACAGCGGTGGAAGGAACGTGCCAAACAAGGGAAGATGCCTTGTTACTTTGATCTGattgaagaaaatgtttatttaacagaaagaaagaagaataaatccCATCGGGATTTTAAGCGAATGCAATGTCAGTGTACACCTCTTTCTAAAGATGAAAGAGCTCAAGGTGAAATAGCATGTGGGGAAGACTGTCTTAATCGTCTCCTCATGATTGAATGTTCTTCTCGGTGTCCAAATGGGGATTATTGTTCCAATAGACGGTTTCAAAGAAAACAGCATGCAGATGTGGAAGTCATACTCACAGAAAAGAAAGGCTGGGGCTTGAGAGCTGCTAAAGACCTTCCTTCGAACACCTTTGTCCTGGAATATTGTGGAGAGGTACTTGATCATAAAGAGTTTAAAGCCCGGGTAAAGGAGTATGCACGAAACAAAAACACCCACCACTATTTCATGGCCCTGAAGAATGATGAGATAATAGATGCCACTCAGAAAGGAAACTGCTCCCGGTTCATGAATCACAGCTGTGAACCAAACTGTGAGGCTCAAAAATGGATTGTGAACGGACAACTGAGAGTTGGGTTTTTTACCACCAAACTGGTTCCTTCAGGCTCAGAGCTAACATTTGGCTATCAGAAAGAAGTGCAGAAATGTTTCTGTGGGTCGGCTAATTGCCGGGGTTACCTGGGAGGAGAGAACAGAGTCAGCATCAGAGCAGCAggagggaaaatgaagaaagaacgATCTCGGAAGAAGGATTCGGTGGATGGAGAGCTAGAAGCTCTGATGAAGAATGGTGAGGGTCTCTCTGATAAAAGCCAGGTGCTCAGCTTATCCTGGCTAATGGTTACAATTGAAACTTTGGAACAGAAACTTACCTGTCTCAAGCTCATACAGAACACACATTCACAGTCTTGCCTGAAGTCCTTTCTGGAACATCATGGGCTGTCTTTGCTGTGGATCTGGATGGCAGAACTAGGTGATGGCCGGGAAAGTAACCAGAAGCTTCAGGAAGAGATTATAAAGACTTTGGAACATTTACCCATTCCTACTAAAAATATGTTGGCGGAAAGCAAAGTACTTCCTATTATTCAACGTTGGTCTCAAACCAAGACTGCTGTCCCTCAGCTGAGTGAAGGAGATGGGTATTCTAGCGAGAATACATCACGTGCTCACATACCACTCCACACACCTGATCCTTCCACCAAGCTGAGCATAGAAGCTGACACAGACACCCCCAAGAAGCGAATGTTTCACAGACTTAAAATTATCAGTGAAAGTAGCATGGACAGTGCGATCTCTGAGGCTACCAGCAAGCTAGAAGGCAACAATGGCAAAGAGAACCCTGAGCAGTTAGAAAACGTCCCtgtagaagaagaggaagagttaCAGTCTCAACAGCTACTCATACAACAGCTGCCTGAATCTAAAGTTGATAGTGAAATTGCTGTGGAGGCCATTAAGCTACCCACATCTGAACCAGAGGCTGACACTGAAATAGAGCCTAAAGAGAGCAATGGCACAAAACTAGACGAACCTATTGCTGAGCAAACACCATCCCAAGATGAAGAGGAGGGGGTATCTGATATGGAGAGTGAGAGGAGCCAGGAACAGCCAGATAAAACAGTAGATATAAGTGATTTGGCCACCAAGCTCCTGGACAGTTGGAAAGACCTAAAGGAGGTATATCGAATTCCAAAGAAAAGTCAAACTGAAAAGGAGAGCACAATAACTGAACGAGGAAGGGATGCTCTTGGCTTCAGAGATCAAACAGTTGCCCCAAAGACTCCTAACAGGTCAAGAAAGAGAGACCCAGacaaacaaactcaaaataaagagaaaaggcaaCGAAGGGGCTCCCTCTCACCACCACCTTCTCCCTATGAGCGGGGAACAAAAAGGCCAGGTGACAGATATGATACACCAACTTCCAAAAAGAAAGTACGAATTAAAGATCGCAATAAACTTTCTACAGAGGAGCGTCGAAAGTTGCTTGAGCAGGAGGTAGCTCAGCGGGAGGCTCAACAACGACAGCAGCAGATGCAGAACCTGGGAAGGACGTCTCCACTGCCCTATGACTCTCTTGGCTACAATGCCCCTCATCACCCCTTTGCTGGCTACCCACCAGGTTATCCCATGCAGGCCTATGTGGATCCCAGCAATCCTAATGCTGGAAAGGTgctcctccccacacccagcaTGGATCCTGTGTGTCCTCCTGCTCCTTATGGTCATTCTCAGCCCTTGCTGGGACTTTCTACAGAACCCCTTGCTGCCCCTCCACCTGTGCCAGTGGTGCCACATGTGGCAGCCCCTGTGGAAGTTCCCAGTTCGCAGTATGTGGCCCAAAGTGATGGTGTGGTACACCAAGACTCCAGAGTCACCGTCTTGCCAgtgccagccccaggcccagtccAGGGACAGAATTATGGGGTTTGGGATTCAAACCAACAGTCCGCGAGTGTACAGCAGCAGTACTCTCCTGCACAGTCTCAAGTAACCATAGATTATCAAGGACAGGCTTGTCCAACTGTCTATGGTGTGACATCACCCTATTCACAGACAACTCCACCAACTGTACAGAGTTACGCCCAGCCAAGTCTTCAGGACATCCAGGGACAACAGCTTTTCACAACTCACCCACAAGGAGTGGTGGCACAGCCAGCCACAGCCATGACTACAATAGTTGTACCGGGGCAGCCTCAGCCCTTACAGCCACCTGAAATGGTTGTGACAAATAATCTCCTGGATTTaccatccccacctcctcccaaaCCAAACACCATTGTCTTACCTCCCAACTGGAAGACAGCCCGAGACCCAGAAGGGAAGATTTACTACTACCATGTGATCCCAAGGCAGATTCAGGGGGATCCTCCTACTTGGGAAAGCCCAGGAGATGATGCCAGCCTTGAGCATGAAGCTGAGATGGGCCTGGGAACCCCAACATATGATGAAAATCCCATGAAGACCTCAAAAAAGCCTAAGACAGCAGAAGCACACACCTCCAGTGAGCTGGCTAAGAAAAGCAAACAAGTATTCAGAAAAGAGATGTCCCAGTTCATCGTCCAGTGCCTGAACCCTTACTGGAAACCTGACTGCAAAGTGGGAAGAATTACCACAACTGAAGATTTCAAACACCTAGCTCGCACGCTGACTCACGGCGTTATGAGTAAGGAGCTGAAGTACTGTAAGAACCCCGAGGACCTGGAGTGCAATGAGAATGTGAAACGCAAAACCAAGGAGTACATTAAGAAGTACATGCAGAAGTTTGGGGCTGTTTACAGACCCAAACAGGTCACTGAATTAGAGTGA